One Leclercia pneumoniae genomic region harbors:
- the nirC gene encoding nitrite transporter NirC — protein MFTDTINKCAANAARIARLSKNNPLGFWVSSAMAGAYVGLGIILIFTLGNLLEPSVRPLVMGATFGIALTLVIIAGSELFTGHTMFLTLGVKAGTITQGQMWAILPQTWMGNLLGSVFVALLYSWGGGSLLPVDTSIVHSVALAKTTQPAMALFFKGALCNWLVCLAIWMAIRTEGAARFIAIWWCLLAFIASGYEHSVANMTLFALSWFGHHSEAFTLSGIGHNLLWVTLGNTLSGAVFMGLGYWYATPKAERPTPANIATAPAKAHS, from the coding sequence ATGTTCACAGACACTATCAACAAGTGTGCGGCTAACGCTGCGCGCATCGCACGGCTCAGCAAGAATAACCCCCTCGGCTTTTGGGTCAGCTCAGCGATGGCGGGCGCCTACGTTGGTCTGGGCATCATCTTGATCTTCACCCTTGGCAATCTGCTGGAGCCCTCTGTTCGTCCGCTGGTAATGGGTGCAACCTTTGGTATCGCGTTAACCCTGGTCATCATCGCCGGATCGGAGCTCTTCACGGGCCATACCATGTTCCTGACGCTGGGCGTTAAAGCGGGCACCATTACTCAGGGCCAGATGTGGGCCATCCTGCCGCAAACCTGGATGGGTAACCTGCTGGGCTCGGTCTTCGTCGCGCTGCTGTATAGCTGGGGTGGCGGAAGCCTGCTGCCTGTGGATACCAGCATCGTTCACTCCGTAGCGCTGGCGAAGACGACTCAGCCAGCTATGGCTCTGTTCTTCAAGGGCGCGCTCTGTAACTGGCTGGTATGCCTGGCAATATGGATGGCAATCCGTACCGAAGGCGCGGCCAGGTTTATCGCTATCTGGTGGTGCCTGCTGGCGTTCATCGCCTCCGGCTACGAGCACTCCGTGGCAAACATGACCCTCTTCGCCCTCTCCTGGTTTGGACACCATAGCGAAGCTTTCACCCTTTCGGGTATCGGCCATAACCTGTTGTGGGTAACCCTGGGCAATACCCTTTCGGGTGCAGTATTTATGGGCTTAGGTTACTGGTATGCTACCCCTAAAGCGGAGCGTCCGACTCCGGCCAACATCGCAACAGCACCGGCGAAAGCCCATTCTTAA
- the cysG gene encoding siroheme synthase CysG — protein sequence MDHLPIFCQLRNRDCLLVGGGDVAERKARLLLEAGARLTVNALAFAPQFEVWAKEGMLTLAPGEFDESLLDTCWLTIAATDNDDVNQRVSDACEVRRIFCNVVDAPKEASFIMPSIIDRSPLMIAVSSGGRSPVLARLLREKLEALLPQHLGQIAHYAGQLRSRVKQTFQTVGERRRFWEKFFVNDRLAQSLANQDQKAIEETTAQLLSEPLDHRGEVVLVGAGPGDAGLLTLKGLQQIQQADIVVYDRLVSDDIMNLVRRDADRVFVGKRAGYHCVPQEEINQILLREAQKGKRVVRLKGGDPFIFGRGGEELETLCEAGIPFSVVPGITAASGCSAYSGIPLTHRDYAQSVRLVTGHLKTGSELDWHNLAAEKQTLVFYMGLNQAATIQAKLLEQGMDAEMPVALVENGTAVTQRVVNGVLTQLGELAQQVESPALIVVGRVVELRNKLNWFSNH from the coding sequence GTGGATCACCTGCCAATATTTTGTCAATTACGCAACCGCGACTGCCTGCTGGTGGGCGGTGGTGATGTCGCCGAACGCAAAGCACGTCTGCTGTTAGAGGCAGGTGCACGACTGACCGTTAACGCCCTCGCGTTCGCGCCACAGTTTGAGGTCTGGGCGAAGGAAGGGATGCTCACCCTTGCGCCTGGCGAGTTTGACGAATCCCTGCTTGATACCTGCTGGCTGACCATCGCAGCCACGGACAATGATGACGTGAACCAGCGCGTCAGCGATGCCTGCGAAGTTCGCCGCATCTTCTGCAACGTGGTGGATGCGCCGAAAGAGGCGAGCTTTATCATGCCTTCAATCATCGACCGTTCGCCGCTGATGATTGCGGTGTCATCCGGGGGACGTTCGCCCGTTCTGGCTCGCCTGTTACGGGAAAAGCTGGAGGCCCTGCTGCCCCAGCACCTCGGGCAGATTGCACACTACGCCGGGCAACTTCGCTCCCGCGTGAAGCAAACCTTCCAGACCGTTGGGGAGCGCCGCCGCTTCTGGGAAAAATTCTTTGTTAACGACAGGCTGGCGCAGTCGCTGGCGAATCAGGATCAGAAGGCCATTGAAGAGACGACAGCGCAACTGTTGAGCGAGCCGCTGGATCATCGCGGTGAAGTGGTGCTGGTTGGCGCAGGCCCGGGTGATGCAGGCTTGCTGACGTTGAAGGGGCTGCAGCAGATCCAGCAGGCAGATATCGTGGTTTACGATCGCCTCGTATCGGACGACATCATGAATCTGGTGCGACGCGATGCGGATCGCGTGTTCGTGGGTAAACGCGCAGGTTACCACTGCGTACCGCAGGAGGAGATTAATCAGATCCTGCTGCGCGAGGCGCAGAAAGGCAAACGCGTGGTGCGTCTCAAGGGGGGCGATCCTTTTATCTTTGGCCGCGGTGGCGAAGAGCTGGAAACTCTCTGCGAAGCGGGCATTCCCTTCTCCGTGGTGCCCGGTATTACGGCAGCTTCTGGCTGTTCGGCTTACTCCGGTATTCCGCTGACCCACCGTGATTACGCCCAGAGCGTACGTCTGGTAACGGGGCACCTGAAAACCGGCAGCGAACTGGACTGGCACAACCTGGCTGCTGAAAAACAGACGCTGGTGTTCTATATGGGGCTGAACCAGGCCGCCACGATTCAGGCGAAACTGCTGGAGCAGGGTATGGATGCAGAGATGCCCGTCGCGCTGGTGGAAAACGGCACCGCCGTTACGCAGCGGGTGGTGAACGGCGTTCTGACGCAGCTGGGTGAACTGGCACAACAGGTTGAAAGCCCGGCGTTGATTGTGGTTGGCCGGGTGGTGGAACTTCGCAACAAGCTCAACTGGTTCTCAAATCACTAA
- the nirD gene encoding nitrite reductase small subunit NirD has product MSQWVNICSIDAILPATGVCALLGNEQVAIFRPRHDEQVFAISNIDPFFESSVLSRGLIAEHQGELWVASPLKKQRFRLSDGLCMEDEGHSVKHYDVRVKDGQVQLRG; this is encoded by the coding sequence ATGAGCCAGTGGGTAAACATCTGCAGCATTGACGCTATTCTGCCTGCAACCGGCGTATGTGCGCTTTTAGGTAACGAGCAGGTCGCCATTTTCCGTCCACGTCACGATGAACAGGTTTTTGCCATCAGCAATATCGACCCGTTCTTCGAGTCCAGCGTGCTCTCCCGCGGCCTGATTGCTGAACACCAGGGTGAACTGTGGGTTGCCAGTCCGCTGAAAAAACAGCGTTTCCGTCTGAGCGACGGGCTCTGTATGGAAGATGAAGGCCACTCCGTGAAGCACTATGACGTCCGGGTGAAGGATGGGCAGGTGCAACTGCGCGGTTAA
- the nirB gene encoding nitrite reductase large subunit NirB translates to MSKVRLAIIGNGMVGHRFIEDLLDKAEADQFDITVFCEEPRKAYDRVHLSSYFSHHTAEELSLVRDGFYEKHGVKVLVGERAITINRQEKVIHSSAGRTVFYDKLIMATGSYPWIPPIKGSETQDCFVYRTIEDLNAIESCARRSKRGAVVGGGLLGLEAAGALKNLGVETHVIEFAPMLMAEQLDHMGGDQLKRKIESMGVKVHTSKNTKEIVQEGTEARKTMRFADGSELEVDFIVFSTGIRPRDKLATQCGLAVAQRGGIMINDTCQTSDPDIYAIGECASWENHVYGLVAPGYKMAQVVADHILGNENAFAGADMSAKLKLLGVDVGGIGDAHGRTPNSRSYVYLDESKEVYKRLIVSPDNKTLLGAVLVGDTSDYGNLLQLVLNGIELPENPDALILPAHASSGKPSIGVDKLPDSAQICSCFDVTKGMLVAAINKGCHTVAALKAETKAGTGCGGCIPLVTQVLNAELAKQGIEVNNNLCEHFAYSRQELYHLIRVEGIKSFDELLEKHGQGYGCEVCKPTVGSLLASCWNDYILKPQHTPLQDTNDNFLANIQKDGTYSVIPRSAGGEITPEGLVAVGRIAREFNLYTKITGSQRIGLFGAQKDDLPEIWRQLIEAGFETGHAYAKALRMAKTCVGSTWCRYGVGDSVGFGVELENRYKGIRTPHKMKFGVSGCTRECAEAQGKDVGIIATEKGWNLYVCGNGGMKPRHADLLAADIDRETLIKYLDRFMMFYIRTADKLTRTAPWLDNLEGGIDYLKSVIIDDKLGLNAHLEEEMARLRDAVICEWTETVNTPAAQVRFKHFINSTQRDPNVQVVPEREQHRPATPYERIPVTLVEENV, encoded by the coding sequence ATGAGCAAAGTCAGACTCGCTATCATCGGTAACGGCATGGTCGGCCACCGCTTTATTGAGGATCTTCTCGATAAAGCCGAGGCTGACCAGTTCGACATTACCGTGTTCTGTGAAGAACCCCGTAAGGCGTACGACCGCGTGCATCTCTCTTCCTACTTCTCTCACCACACTGCCGAAGAGCTCTCTCTGGTGCGTGACGGCTTTTACGAGAAGCATGGCGTGAAGGTGCTGGTGGGCGAGCGCGCTATCACCATTAACCGTCAGGAAAAAGTGATTCATTCCAGTGCGGGACGCACGGTTTTTTACGACAAGCTGATCATGGCGACTGGCTCCTATCCATGGATCCCGCCCATTAAAGGCTCGGAAACCCAGGATTGCTTCGTTTATCGCACCATTGAAGATCTGAACGCCATCGAGTCCTGCGCCCGCCGTAGCAAACGCGGCGCGGTCGTCGGCGGCGGTCTGCTCGGTCTGGAAGCGGCCGGTGCGCTGAAGAACTTAGGCGTTGAAACCCACGTCATCGAATTTGCCCCGATGCTGATGGCAGAACAGCTCGACCACATGGGTGGCGATCAGCTGAAACGCAAAATCGAAAGTATGGGTGTGAAGGTACACACCAGCAAGAATACCAAAGAGATCGTGCAGGAAGGCACCGAGGCGCGTAAAACGATGCGCTTCGCCGACGGCAGCGAGCTGGAAGTCGACTTTATCGTCTTCTCTACCGGTATTCGTCCTCGCGACAAACTGGCGACCCAGTGCGGCCTGGCCGTGGCCCAGCGCGGCGGGATCATGATTAACGACACCTGTCAGACCTCCGATCCGGATATCTACGCCATCGGTGAGTGTGCCAGTTGGGAGAACCACGTCTACGGTCTGGTCGCCCCTGGTTACAAAATGGCGCAGGTCGTGGCAGACCATATCCTGGGTAATGAAAATGCCTTCGCGGGCGCCGACATGAGCGCCAAGCTGAAACTGCTGGGCGTGGACGTGGGCGGCATCGGTGATGCGCATGGTCGCACTCCGAACTCTCGCAGCTACGTTTATCTCGACGAAAGCAAAGAGGTCTATAAACGCCTTATCGTTAGCCCGGATAACAAAACCCTGCTCGGTGCGGTGCTGGTGGGCGACACCAGCGACTACGGTAACCTGCTGCAACTGGTTCTGAACGGGATTGAGCTGCCGGAGAATCCGGACGCCCTGATCCTCCCGGCTCACGCCTCCAGCGGTAAGCCCTCCATTGGGGTAGATAAACTGCCGGATAGCGCGCAGATCTGCTCCTGCTTCGACGTCACCAAAGGCATGCTGGTTGCGGCCATCAACAAAGGCTGTCACACCGTTGCGGCGCTGAAAGCCGAAACCAAAGCCGGTACCGGCTGCGGGGGTTGTATCCCGCTGGTAACTCAAGTGCTGAACGCCGAGCTGGCCAAACAGGGCATCGAAGTGAATAACAACCTGTGCGAGCATTTCGCTTACTCTCGCCAGGAGCTGTATCACCTGATTCGTGTTGAAGGCATCAAATCCTTCGACGAATTACTGGAAAAACACGGCCAGGGTTATGGCTGTGAAGTGTGTAAACCGACAGTGGGCTCACTGCTGGCCTCGTGCTGGAACGACTACATCCTTAAACCGCAGCATACGCCGCTGCAGGATACCAACGACAACTTCCTGGCCAACATCCAGAAAGATGGTACCTACTCGGTGATCCCACGCTCTGCCGGCGGTGAAATCACGCCGGAAGGGCTGGTCGCGGTTGGTCGCATTGCACGCGAGTTTAACCTCTATACCAAAATCACCGGTTCTCAGCGTATCGGCCTGTTTGGTGCGCAGAAAGATGACCTGCCGGAAATCTGGCGTCAGCTGATTGAAGCCGGTTTCGAAACCGGTCACGCGTATGCTAAAGCGCTGCGTATGGCGAAAACCTGCGTAGGCAGCACCTGGTGCCGCTACGGCGTGGGCGATAGCGTGGGCTTCGGCGTAGAGCTGGAAAACCGCTACAAAGGCATCCGTACGCCGCACAAAATGAAGTTTGGCGTCTCCGGCTGTACCCGTGAATGTGCGGAAGCACAGGGTAAAGACGTGGGTATCATTGCTACCGAGAAGGGCTGGAACCTGTACGTCTGCGGTAACGGCGGGATGAAACCACGCCATGCGGATCTGCTGGCGGCGGACATTGATCGCGAAACGCTGATCAAATACCTCGACCGCTTCATGATGTTCTACATCCGCACTGCGGACAAACTGACCCGTACCGCCCCGTGGTTAGATAATCTGGAAGGCGGCATCGACTACCTGAAGTCGGTCATTATTGACGACAAACTGGGTCTGAACGCACACCTGGAAGAAGAGATGGCCCGCCTGCGCGACGCGGTGATTTGCGAGTGGACAGAAACCGTGAACACCCCGGCCGCTCAGGTTCGCTTCAAACACTTCATCAACAGCACCCAGCGCGATCCGAACGTGCAGGTTGTGCCTGAGCGCGAGCAGCACCGTCCTGCAACACCGTATGAACGCATTCCCGTCACTCTGGTGGAGGAAAACGTATGA
- a CDS encoding cytosine deaminase: MSTAPLWLIQNVRLPGREGLWQLAVENGHFGEITPMGDAHAESYEVLNGRGGLAIPPFIEPHIHLDTTQTAGEPNWNQSGTLFEGIERWAERKAQLSHDDVKARAWKTLKWQIANGIQFVRTHVDVSDPTLTALKAMLEVKQEVAPWVTLQIVAFPQEGILSYPNGAALLEEALKLGADVVGAIPHFEFTREYGVESLHIAFALAKKYDRPLDIHCDEIDDEQSRFVETVATLAYEAGIGPRVTASHTTAMHSYNGAYTSRLFRLLKISGINFVANPLVNIHLQGRFDDYPKRRGITRVKELQEAGINVCFGHDDVFDPWYPLGTGNMLQVLHMGLHVCQMMGYSQIDSGLNLITHKSARTFGLSDYGIETGNPANLIILPAESGFEAVRCQVPVRWSIRHGRVIATTQLAQTWIQMDNGGEEVFFTKNSPFAERKGA; encoded by the coding sequence ATGAGTACAGCTCCGCTTTGGCTTATCCAGAATGTCCGTTTACCTGGCCGTGAAGGACTCTGGCAACTTGCCGTGGAGAACGGTCATTTTGGCGAGATTACGCCGATGGGCGATGCCCACGCTGAAAGTTATGAAGTGCTTAATGGCCGCGGCGGCCTGGCGATCCCGCCGTTTATTGAGCCGCATATTCATCTCGATACCACCCAGACCGCAGGTGAGCCGAACTGGAACCAGTCCGGCACCCTGTTCGAGGGCATTGAACGTTGGGCGGAGCGCAAGGCGCAGCTGAGCCACGACGATGTGAAAGCACGCGCCTGGAAGACGCTGAAATGGCAAATTGCCAACGGCATCCAGTTTGTACGTACCCACGTGGATGTCTCCGACCCGACGCTTACCGCCCTGAAGGCCATGCTGGAGGTGAAGCAGGAGGTGGCCCCGTGGGTGACGCTGCAAATCGTGGCATTTCCGCAGGAGGGGATCCTCTCTTACCCGAACGGCGCGGCGCTGCTGGAAGAGGCGTTAAAGCTGGGGGCGGATGTGGTCGGCGCAATCCCGCATTTTGAGTTCACCCGCGAATATGGCGTGGAGTCGCTGCACATCGCCTTCGCGCTGGCGAAGAAATATGACCGTCCGCTGGACATTCACTGCGATGAAATCGACGACGAACAGTCACGGTTTGTCGAGACGGTGGCAACCCTGGCCTATGAGGCAGGCATTGGCCCGCGCGTGACCGCCAGTCACACCACCGCTATGCACTCTTACAATGGCGCTTACACCTCGCGGCTGTTCCGGCTGCTGAAGATATCGGGGATTAACTTTGTGGCTAACCCGCTCGTGAATATCCACCTGCAGGGTCGCTTTGACGACTACCCTAAGCGTCGGGGCATTACCCGGGTTAAAGAGCTGCAGGAGGCGGGGATTAACGTCTGTTTCGGCCATGATGACGTCTTTGATCCCTGGTACCCACTCGGCACCGGCAATATGCTGCAGGTGCTGCATATGGGGCTACATGTGTGCCAGATGATGGGTTATTCGCAGATCGACAGTGGGCTGAACCTGATCACTCACAAAAGCGCCCGCACCTTCGGACTGAGTGATTACGGCATCGAGACGGGAAATCCGGCGAACCTGATTATTTTGCCCGCGGAGAGCGGTTTTGAAGCGGTGCGCTGTCAGGTGCCGGTACGCTGGTCAATTCGTCACGGGCGGGTGATTGCCACCACGCAGCTGGCGCAGACCTGGATTCAGATGGACAACGGTGGGGAGGAGGTATTCTTTACGAAAAACAGCCCCTTCGCAGAGCGCAAAGGGGCATAA
- the trpS gene encoding tryptophan--tRNA ligase has protein sequence MTKPIVFSGAQPSGELTIGNYMGALRQWVNMQDDYHCIYCIVDQHAITVRQDPQQLRKATLDTLALYLACGIDPEKSTIFVQSHVPEHAQLGWALNCYTYFGELSRMTQFKDKSSRYAENINAGLFDYPVLMAADILLYQTNQVPVGEDQKQHLELSRDIAQRFNAIYGEIFKVPEPFIPKSGARVMSLLEPTKKMSKSDDNRNNVIGLLEDPKAVVKKLKRAVTDSDEPPVVRYDVQNKAGVSNLLDILSGVTGQSIPELEQHFEGKMYGHLKGEVADAVSGMLIDLQERYHRFRNDEAFLQKVMKDGAEKASARASETLKAVYEAIGFVAKP, from the coding sequence ATGACTAAGCCCATCGTTTTTAGTGGCGCACAGCCCTCAGGTGAACTGACCATTGGCAACTACATGGGTGCGCTGCGTCAGTGGGTAAACATGCAGGATGACTATCACTGCATTTACTGCATCGTTGACCAGCACGCGATCACCGTGCGTCAGGATCCACAGCAGCTGCGTAAAGCCACGCTGGATACGCTTGCCCTCTATCTGGCCTGCGGTATCGATCCTGAGAAAAGCACCATTTTCGTTCAGTCTCACGTGCCGGAGCATGCGCAGTTGGGTTGGGCGTTGAACTGCTACACCTATTTCGGTGAGCTGAGCCGTATGACTCAGTTCAAAGATAAATCTTCCCGCTATGCCGAAAACATTAACGCCGGTCTGTTCGATTACCCGGTGCTGATGGCTGCAGATATTCTGCTGTATCAGACCAATCAGGTTCCGGTTGGCGAAGACCAGAAACAGCACCTGGAGCTGAGCCGCGATATCGCCCAGCGCTTTAACGCCATCTACGGCGAGATCTTCAAAGTTCCGGAGCCGTTCATTCCGAAATCCGGCGCGCGCGTAATGTCTCTGCTGGAGCCGACCAAAAAGATGTCCAAGTCGGACGATAACCGCAACAACGTTATCGGCCTGCTCGAAGATCCGAAAGCGGTGGTGAAAAAACTGAAACGCGCCGTGACCGACTCTGATGAGCCGCCAGTGGTACGTTACGACGTGCAGAACAAAGCGGGTGTCTCTAACCTGCTGGATATCCTCTCCGGCGTGACCGGCCAGAGCATTCCGGAGCTGGAGCAGCACTTCGAAGGTAAGATGTATGGCCACCTGAAAGGCGAAGTTGCTGATGCGGTGTCCGGTATGCTGATTGACCTGCAGGAGCGTTATCACCGTTTCCGTAACGACGAAGCTTTCCTGCAGAAGGTGATGAAAGACGGGGCGGAAAAAGCCAGTGCCCGTGCGTCTGAAACCCTGAAGGCGGTCTACGAAGCGATTGGCTTTGTGGCAAAACCGTAA